One window from the genome of Coturnix japonica isolate 7356 chromosome 21, Coturnix japonica 2.1, whole genome shotgun sequence encodes:
- the PDPN gene encoding podoplanin isoform X2, whose product MFIKVPFFIFILGIVPLVALAEEASAILEGEESATIDFKDRNDTEFEELPTLLPTRLQSVTNLLQFGRLMTTESPFDVPEENDNATYYEVNTESVDGGLDGEQTEKTEKGGLETIALVGIIVGVIVAVGILAGIIIAVVRKMSGRYSP is encoded by the exons ATGTTTATTAAAGTTCCATTCTTCATCTTCATTCTAGGGATCGTGCCCCTCGTAGCACTTGCTGAAGAAG CAAGTGCCATTctagaaggagaagaaagtgcAACAATCgatttcaaagacagaaatgacACAGAGTTTGAGGAATTACCAACGCTG CTGCCCACAAGGCTACAGAGTGTAACAAATCTCTTGCAGTTTGGAAGACTAATGACCACAGAAAGTCCATTTGATGTGCCTGAAGAAAACGATAACGCTACGTATTATGAAGTTAACACTGAAAGCGTCGATg GTGGACTGGATGGGGAACAgacagagaaaactgaaaaag GTGGCCTGGAAACAATTGCACTCGTTGGAATAATTGTTGGAGTCATAGTAGCTGTTGGAATCCTTGCTGGAATCATAATCGCTGTTGTAAGGAAGATGTCAGGCAGGTACTC GCCCTGA
- the PDPN gene encoding podoplanin isoform X4, whose translation MFIKVPFFIFILGIVPLVALAEEASAILEGEESATIDFKDRNDTEFEELPTLFGRLMTTESPFDVPEENDNATYYEVNTESVDGGLDGEQTEKTEKGGLETIALVGIIVGVIVAVGILAGIIIAVVRKMSGPESSQNK comes from the exons ATGTTTATTAAAGTTCCATTCTTCATCTTCATTCTAGGGATCGTGCCCCTCGTAGCACTTGCTGAAGAAG CAAGTGCCATTctagaaggagaagaaagtgcAACAATCgatttcaaagacagaaatgacACAGAGTTTGAGGAATTACCAACGCTG TTTGGAAGACTAATGACCACAGAAAGTCCATTTGATGTGCCTGAAGAAAACGATAACGCTACGTATTATGAAGTTAACACTGAAAGCGTCGATg GTGGACTGGATGGGGAACAgacagagaaaactgaaaaag GTGGCCTGGAAACAATTGCACTCGTTGGAATAATTGTTGGAGTCATAGTAGCTGTTGGAATCCTTGCTGGAATCATAATCGCTGTTGTAAGGAAGATGTCAG GCCCTGAAAGCAGCCAAAACAAGTAA
- the PDPN gene encoding podoplanin isoform X3 — protein sequence MFIKVPFFIFILGIVPLVALAEEASAILEGEESATIDFKDRNDTEFEELPTLLPTRLQSVTNLLQFGRLMTTESPFDVPEENDNATYYEVNTESVDGGLDGEQTEKTEKGGLETIALVGIIVGVIVAVGILAGIIIAVVRKMSGRP from the exons ATGTTTATTAAAGTTCCATTCTTCATCTTCATTCTAGGGATCGTGCCCCTCGTAGCACTTGCTGAAGAAG CAAGTGCCATTctagaaggagaagaaagtgcAACAATCgatttcaaagacagaaatgacACAGAGTTTGAGGAATTACCAACGCTG CTGCCCACAAGGCTACAGAGTGTAACAAATCTCTTGCAGTTTGGAAGACTAATGACCACAGAAAGTCCATTTGATGTGCCTGAAGAAAACGATAACGCTACGTATTATGAAGTTAACACTGAAAGCGTCGATg GTGGACTGGATGGGGAACAgacagagaaaactgaaaaag GTGGCCTGGAAACAATTGCACTCGTTGGAATAATTGTTGGAGTCATAGTAGCTGTTGGAATCCTTGCTGGAATCATAATCGCTGTTGTAAGGAAGATGTCAGGCAG GCCCTGA
- the PDPN gene encoding podoplanin isoform X1, with amino-acid sequence MFIKVPFFIFILGIVPLVALAEEASAILEGEESATIDFKDRNDTEFEELPTLLPTRLQSVTNLLQFGRLMTTESPFDVPEENDNATYYEVNTESVDGGLDGEQTEKTEKGGLETIALVGIIVGVIVAVGILAGIIIAVVRKMSGPESSQNK; translated from the exons ATGTTTATTAAAGTTCCATTCTTCATCTTCATTCTAGGGATCGTGCCCCTCGTAGCACTTGCTGAAGAAG CAAGTGCCATTctagaaggagaagaaagtgcAACAATCgatttcaaagacagaaatgacACAGAGTTTGAGGAATTACCAACGCTG CTGCCCACAAGGCTACAGAGTGTAACAAATCTCTTGCAGTTTGGAAGACTAATGACCACAGAAAGTCCATTTGATGTGCCTGAAGAAAACGATAACGCTACGTATTATGAAGTTAACACTGAAAGCGTCGATg GTGGACTGGATGGGGAACAgacagagaaaactgaaaaag GTGGCCTGGAAACAATTGCACTCGTTGGAATAATTGTTGGAGTCATAGTAGCTGTTGGAATCCTTGCTGGAATCATAATCGCTGTTGTAAGGAAGATGTCAG GCCCTGAAAGCAGCCAAAACAAGTAA